A DNA window from Cystobacter ferrugineus contains the following coding sequences:
- a CDS encoding Rieske 2Fe-2S domain-containing protein, which translates to MRDTWYPVLESKRLGRRPVGITRLGRELVLWRDARGQPVAQDAACPHRGADLSRGRVVGGCLECPYHGMRFAADGACVRVPCEGKARPIRADLRVKGYAVRESLGLVWLWWGEHRSELPPLPWNHELPGVGAGTCTATLTWNVPFARVMEGNLDLHHFPFAHRRWALGMGTWLDPYTARLEGDVIHTHGVLREDDGKPWDGRSGFAAEIKVLFPHLVLARFGGLTQALIAATPIDAEHTWVVFRYRNGLPIVGGLVAWFLVRSELWLIQPEDYALLRDSAPRHPSREDFHLVRADAGIALWFRLYERRLEAQPR; encoded by the coding sequence GTGCGCGACACGTGGTACCCGGTGCTGGAGTCGAAGCGGCTGGGCCGCCGGCCGGTAGGCATCACCCGGCTCGGGCGCGAGCTCGTGCTGTGGCGGGACGCGCGGGGCCAGCCGGTGGCGCAGGACGCGGCCTGTCCCCACCGGGGCGCCGACCTCTCCCGGGGCCGGGTGGTGGGTGGGTGCCTGGAGTGCCCCTACCATGGCATGCGCTTCGCGGCGGATGGCGCGTGCGTACGCGTGCCTTGCGAGGGGAAGGCTCGCCCGATCCGGGCCGACCTGCGGGTGAAAGGGTACGCGGTGCGGGAGAGCCTCGGCCTGGTGTGGCTGTGGTGGGGCGAGCACCGGAGCGAGCTTCCCCCGCTGCCCTGGAACCACGAGCTTCCCGGGGTGGGAGCGGGCACGTGCACCGCCACGCTGACCTGGAACGTTCCCTTCGCCCGGGTGATGGAGGGGAATCTGGACCTGCACCACTTCCCCTTCGCTCACCGCCGGTGGGCCCTGGGGATGGGGACCTGGCTGGACCCGTACACGGCGCGCCTCGAGGGCGACGTCATCCACACCCACGGCGTCCTGCGCGAGGATGATGGCAAGCCCTGGGATGGCCGAAGCGGTTTCGCGGCGGAAATCAAGGTGCTCTTTCCCCATCTGGTGCTCGCCCGCTTCGGCGGTCTCACCCAGGCACTGATAGCCGCCACGCCCATCGACGCGGAGCACACCTGGGTGGTCTTCCGCTACCGGAATGGTCTTCCCATCGTGGGAGGGCTGGTGGCGTGGTTTCTGGTCCGGAGCGAGTTGTGGCTCATCCAGCCGGAAGACTACGCGCTGCTGCGCGACAGTGCGCCCCGTCATCCCTCCCGCGAGGACTTCCACCTGGTGCGGGCCGACGCGGGCATCGCGCTCTGGTTCCGCTTGTATGAGCGACGGCTGGAGGCCCAGCCCAGATAA
- a CDS encoding DUF4287 domain-containing protein, producing MPDASDRAATEKGAAVTTKPVKGPQSYFPSIEKTYGRPVEEWFKVIRSAPVKKHMEIVNWLKSEHGLGHGHANALVAYLREQDAK from the coding sequence ATGCCCGATGCAAGCGACCGGGCAGCCACAGAGAAAGGAGCAGCAGTGACGACCAAGCCGGTGAAGGGACCACAGTCGTACTTCCCGTCGATCGAGAAGACGTACGGCCGCCCCGTGGAGGAATGGTTCAAGGTCATTCGTTCAGCGCCCGTCAAGAAGCACATGGAGATCGTGAACTGGCTGAAGTCCGAACACGGTCTCGGCCACGGACATGCCAACGCACTCGTGGCCTACTTGCGAGAGCAGGACGCCAAGTAG
- the pfp gene encoding diphosphate--fructose-6-phosphate 1-phosphotransferase: MKKLAIVVAGGPAPGINSVIGAATIRACLAGVEVLGIQDGFKWLAEGDISHVIPLTIEDTSRIHFRGGSYIGISRANPTRSPEHLQRTIDGLERLGVGMLVTVGGDGTATLAQIISEKTRGRIRVVHVPKTIDNDIDLPDDTSTFGFQTARHVGVEIVKNLMVDAKTTSRWYFIVAQGRKAGHLALAIGKAVGATVTLIPEEFRGKKVAFTTVVDLLAGSVIKRLAYGRPDGIALLAEGLADCIEPEDLARYTDLPRDHMGNLHVADVPLAEVLEKAVKARLAALGIKSTIVSKYIGYEVRCADPIPFDMEYTRDLGHCAARYIIEGGTEAVVAMINGRFQAIPFEKMKDPATGRPRVRMVDVDSDRYRIARSFMLRLKREDFARPGEVARFAETCQLTPEAFRREFFHLVKDEPEIAVDVGQALAATPTPGGNAEGGESQEGGPPAT, translated from the coding sequence ATGAAGAAGCTCGCCATTGTCGTCGCCGGGGGGCCTGCCCCGGGCATCAACAGCGTGATTGGAGCGGCCACCATCCGAGCCTGCCTCGCGGGCGTGGAGGTGCTCGGCATCCAGGATGGCTTCAAGTGGCTCGCCGAGGGAGACATCTCCCACGTCATTCCCCTCACCATCGAGGACACCAGCCGCATCCACTTCCGCGGCGGCTCGTACATTGGCATCTCTCGCGCCAACCCCACGCGCTCCCCCGAGCACCTCCAGCGCACCATCGACGGGCTGGAGCGCCTGGGCGTGGGCATGCTCGTCACGGTGGGCGGAGATGGCACGGCCACGCTCGCGCAGATCATCTCCGAGAAGACGCGCGGCCGCATCCGCGTGGTGCACGTGCCCAAGACGATCGACAACGACATCGACCTGCCCGACGACACCAGCACCTTCGGCTTCCAGACGGCGCGCCACGTGGGCGTGGAGATCGTCAAGAACCTGATGGTGGACGCGAAGACGACGTCGCGCTGGTACTTCATCGTCGCCCAGGGGCGCAAGGCGGGACACCTCGCCCTGGCGATCGGCAAGGCGGTGGGCGCCACCGTCACCCTCATCCCCGAGGAGTTCCGCGGCAAGAAGGTGGCCTTCACCACCGTGGTGGATCTGCTCGCCGGCTCCGTCATCAAGCGGCTCGCGTACGGGCGCCCGGATGGTATCGCGCTGCTGGCCGAGGGGCTCGCCGACTGCATCGAGCCCGAGGATCTGGCGCGCTACACGGACTTGCCGCGCGACCACATGGGCAACCTGCACGTGGCGGACGTGCCCCTGGCCGAGGTGCTCGAGAAGGCCGTCAAGGCGCGGCTGGCGGCGCTGGGCATCAAGTCCACGATCGTCTCCAAGTACATTGGCTACGAGGTGCGCTGCGCGGACCCCATTCCCTTCGACATGGAGTACACGCGCGACCTCGGCCACTGCGCGGCGCGCTACATCATCGAGGGAGGGACCGAGGCCGTGGTGGCCATGATCAACGGGCGCTTCCAGGCCATTCCGTTCGAGAAGATGAAGGACCCGGCCACCGGGCGGCCGCGGGTGCGCATGGTGGACGTGGACTCGGATCGCTACCGCATCGCGCGCAGCTTCATGTTGCGGCTCAAGCGCGAGGACTTCGCCAGGCCGGGAGAGGTGGCGCGCTTCGCCGAGACCTGCCAGCTCACCCCCGAGGCGTTCCGCCGCGAGTTCTTCCACCTGGTGAAGGACGAGCCGGAGATCGCGGTGGACGTTGGTCAGGCCCTGGCGGCCACGCCCACTCCGGGAGGCAACGCCGAGGGCGGAGAGAGCCAGGAGGGCGGTCCTCCCGCCACTTGA
- a CDS encoding ComF family protein yields the protein MLQSLLELLYPPACIACAKVMPVRAAFCETCDLAVERLPTARCRTCAEPGSFPRHTCPRCHDAPPPFSRAWAPFAHEGPVARAIHRFKYEDHPELAPVLGELLASECRHFLSQAPTLLVALPLHGKRFRERKYDQAQLLVEALAHATGREASLGLLHRARETRRQVGLSEAERALNVAQAFRSPASVAGRELLLVDDVLTTGATVRAAATALQEAGALRVGVLTLARAFSLA from the coding sequence GTGCTCCAGTCCCTCCTCGAACTGCTCTACCCGCCCGCGTGCATCGCCTGCGCGAAGGTGATGCCCGTGCGCGCCGCCTTCTGTGAGACGTGCGACCTCGCCGTGGAACGGCTGCCCACCGCGCGCTGCCGCACCTGCGCCGAGCCCGGCTCCTTCCCCCGCCACACCTGTCCCCGCTGCCACGACGCGCCGCCCCCCTTCTCCCGCGCCTGGGCTCCCTTCGCCCACGAGGGCCCCGTCGCCCGCGCCATCCACCGCTTCAAGTACGAGGACCATCCCGAGCTCGCCCCCGTCCTCGGAGAGCTGCTCGCCTCCGAGTGCCGCCACTTCCTCTCCCAGGCCCCCACCCTGCTCGTCGCCCTGCCCCTGCATGGCAAGCGCTTCCGCGAGCGCAAGTACGATCAGGCCCAACTGCTCGTGGAGGCCCTGGCCCACGCCACGGGCCGCGAGGCCAGCCTGGGACTGCTCCACCGCGCCCGCGAGACGCGCCGCCAGGTGGGCCTGTCCGAGGCCGAGCGCGCCCTCAATGTCGCCCAGGCCTTCCGCTCCCCCGCCTCCGTGGCGGGACGGGAGCTGCTCCTCGTGGACGACGTGCTCACCACCGGCGCCACCGTCCGCGCCGCCGCCACCGCCCTCCAGGAGGCCGGAGCCCTCCGCGTGGGGGTCCTCACCCTCGCCCGGGCCTTCTCCCTCGCCTGA
- a CDS encoding aminoglycoside phosphotransferase family protein, with amino-acid sequence MKIEDIQPEWLTELLRAGGTLPSGAVAAVQVNRSSRPFSTVARLQVQYTADAPSTAPTALFLKSSNRPSEWVFHAEVKPTLRDAPALRCLGSQVDEEVTWLLFDDMSGTHLSLPEDVPPTRAIYEQMVDCLAGLHVQRWEDTRMRERFATRQGDPSYGFLFKQTLGAFGAFVDALEDRLSGERRAIYERVLEVWPRMCLERIQRGRGVTMLHGDCHPWNFLLPRPGQAGKLFLADWADWRFDSGTHDLAFLVSLPCFPEQRARMEQELVRRYWQRLNHGGVRYSWEECWLDYRKSVIGNLLWPVFWWSLGSPSSIWWPNLERAVLAFQELSCAELL; translated from the coding sequence ATGAAGATCGAAGACATCCAGCCAGAGTGGCTCACGGAACTTCTTCGGGCCGGGGGCACGCTGCCTTCGGGCGCCGTGGCCGCGGTGCAGGTGAACCGCTCGTCGCGTCCTTTCTCCACGGTGGCGCGGTTGCAGGTCCAGTACACCGCCGACGCGCCGTCCACCGCGCCCACGGCCCTGTTCCTCAAGAGCAGCAACCGTCCCTCGGAGTGGGTGTTCCACGCCGAGGTGAAGCCCACGCTGCGAGACGCCCCCGCTCTTCGCTGTCTGGGCAGCCAGGTGGATGAGGAGGTGACCTGGCTGCTCTTCGACGACATGAGCGGGACGCATCTCTCACTCCCCGAGGACGTGCCCCCCACACGGGCCATCTATGAGCAGATGGTGGACTGCCTGGCGGGGCTGCATGTCCAGCGCTGGGAAGACACTCGAATGCGCGAGCGGTTCGCCACCCGGCAGGGGGACCCGTCCTACGGCTTCCTCTTCAAGCAGACGCTGGGGGCTTTTGGTGCGTTCGTGGACGCGCTGGAGGATCGCCTCTCCGGCGAGCGCCGCGCGATCTACGAGCGGGTACTCGAGGTCTGGCCTCGCATGTGCCTGGAGCGAATCCAGCGAGGACGCGGCGTGACCATGCTCCACGGCGACTGCCATCCGTGGAACTTCCTGCTCCCCCGGCCAGGTCAGGCGGGGAAGCTCTTCCTGGCCGACTGGGCGGACTGGCGCTTCGACTCAGGCACTCACGATCTGGCCTTCCTCGTCTCGCTGCCCTGCTTCCCGGAGCAGCGCGCGCGGATGGAACAGGAGCTGGTGCGGCGCTACTGGCAGCGGCTGAACCATGGCGGCGTGCGTTATAGCTGGGAGGAGTGCTGGCTCGATTACCGCAAGTCGGTGATCGGCAACCTGCTCTGGCCGGTGTTCTGGTGGTCGCTCGGCAGCCCCAGCAGCATCTGGTGGCCCAACCTGGAGCGGGCGGTGCTCGCGTTCCAGGAGCTGAGCTGTGCGGAGCTGCTCTGA
- a CDS encoding DUF3857 domain-containing protein, translating into MSRTPRLAPRSPAPWLATLLVLACPLLSRAAPPPSAAEAQQEAEQALSLASSPRGAAHLLRMQALEPDLDDLTLLAKTYTEVATTRRAVDPGTRATAQFLMMDLERARGRLTRAAEWQDSLGFVRDFYVVGGFDNEGKAGCDTDFGPEAAALDLSARYSGAKGPVSWRPLSVTPNDGYIDLGAALRPNREAVAYAVTWLEAPAETRVALGVGTSGAFRLWVNGEKAATSDHYNLPRPDQTRVSVRLRKGLNRVLVKVCQESGPLGFYLRRDPPGRLRVTLPSSAPTIAKGTTPAPQLLPTLTSSLRDAVARAPADAALRGEYATVLDYFRAFDEREHTATVEAERAARAAPNDARLQLLAASTARDDLNQRRLFLEAAVRADPSLPRARVALAEFELERGHPERALELLTPELTRSPDSAGVRLTLARAHEALGETARAHKLVEETLLRLPRIPRVVRAAASSARALDRPEEAASRLRVALALRHDDRTSRTLLASLLADRGQVEAAVREYTQLLSLYPFDNGSRLKLAELRAANGQLDAATTGFAEARALSPDEPELYEREGRALLAASHREEAIAAFERSLALRPQNPTLKDALRALKGEAASAGSQYLLDPKTLAREADGYTNEDAIYLTETTFVRVQKSGLSGRLHQFAVKVLNARGVDAFRTFPVTYSPDRQEVRILRARITKPDGSVVDSYGESDRNINEPWTGMYYDARAKMLSFPALAAGDVLELQYRVDDTAQDNLLSDYWGDVESVQGVYPKVSYQYLVEMPQERPLYWNEKKLPGVAYAHEPVEGERVLHRWSAKHVAKVVPEPGMPGWAEVAANLHVSTYRTWDEVGRYWWGLVRDQLTPNEELRQTVETVLKGVDRKDQQAVMRAIYNFVVTNTRYVALEFGIHGFKPYRVDRVLSRRFGDCKDKASLIHAMLKVAGVDSRLVLLRMRDLGSIGEEPASLAAFNHAIVYVPQFGLYLDGTAEFHSARELPSADRVANVLVVEPGGKASFLTTPEAKPDDNATRLSMDVTLRPDGSAEVGGATTVGGQMAPEYRRAYSSVSSRKSTFERAWAQSFPGLTVRDVKLNDTTRLDEDVKVDFRMAIPRFAEALPGQLRFLPFGTGRAYTQTYAALAERRFDLMMSGPWVNRFTFRYTLPAGYSVAELPSALQEETPFGRVRLSYKQEGQQLVCDGEVALTSARVKADDYAAFRAFLGRVDQGFSRKVTLRGPASPTAQR; encoded by the coding sequence ATGTCTCGTACCCCACGGCTCGCCCCGCGCTCTCCCGCTCCCTGGCTCGCGACACTCCTCGTGCTCGCCTGCCCGCTGCTGTCGCGGGCCGCCCCCCCCCCGAGCGCCGCCGAGGCCCAACAGGAGGCCGAGCAGGCCCTCTCCCTCGCATCCTCCCCCCGCGGCGCCGCGCACCTGCTGCGCATGCAGGCGCTCGAGCCGGACCTCGACGATCTCACCCTCCTGGCGAAGACCTATACCGAGGTGGCCACGACCCGGAGGGCCGTGGACCCCGGCACCCGCGCCACCGCGCAGTTCCTCATGATGGACCTGGAGCGCGCCCGCGGCCGGCTCACCCGCGCCGCCGAGTGGCAGGACTCCCTGGGCTTCGTGCGCGACTTCTACGTCGTCGGCGGCTTCGACAACGAGGGCAAGGCCGGCTGTGACACCGACTTCGGCCCCGAGGCGGCCGCGCTCGACCTGTCCGCCCGCTACTCCGGCGCCAAGGGCCCCGTGTCCTGGCGCCCCCTGTCCGTCACCCCCAACGACGGCTACATCGATCTGGGCGCCGCGCTGCGTCCCAACCGCGAGGCCGTGGCCTACGCCGTCACCTGGCTGGAGGCTCCGGCCGAGACGCGCGTGGCGCTCGGCGTGGGCACCTCCGGCGCCTTCCGGCTGTGGGTCAACGGCGAGAAGGCCGCCACCAGCGACCACTACAACCTGCCCCGGCCGGATCAGACGCGCGTCTCCGTGCGCCTGCGCAAGGGCCTCAACCGCGTCCTCGTCAAGGTGTGCCAGGAGTCGGGACCCCTCGGCTTCTACCTGCGCCGGGATCCCCCCGGCCGGCTGCGCGTCACCCTGCCCTCCAGTGCCCCCACCATCGCCAAGGGCACCACCCCCGCGCCCCAGCTCCTGCCCACCCTCACCTCCTCCTTGAGGGACGCGGTGGCCCGCGCCCCCGCGGACGCCGCCCTGCGCGGCGAGTACGCCACCGTGCTCGACTACTTCCGCGCCTTCGACGAGCGCGAGCACACCGCCACCGTGGAGGCCGAGCGCGCCGCCCGCGCCGCCCCGAACGACGCGCGGCTGCAACTGCTCGCCGCCTCCACCGCCCGCGACGATCTCAACCAGCGCCGCCTCTTCCTGGAGGCCGCCGTGCGCGCCGACCCCTCGCTGCCGCGCGCCCGCGTGGCGCTCGCCGAGTTCGAGCTGGAGCGCGGCCACCCCGAGCGCGCCCTGGAGCTGCTCACCCCCGAGCTGACGCGCTCCCCCGACTCGGCCGGCGTCCGGCTCACGCTCGCCCGGGCCCACGAGGCGCTCGGGGAGACGGCCCGCGCGCACAAGCTCGTGGAGGAGACGCTCCTGCGGCTGCCACGCATCCCCCGCGTGGTGCGCGCCGCCGCCAGCTCCGCGCGCGCCCTGGACCGGCCCGAGGAGGCCGCCTCCCGGCTGCGCGTGGCGCTCGCGCTGCGCCATGACGACCGCACCAGCCGCACCCTGCTCGCCTCGCTGCTCGCCGACCGCGGCCAGGTGGAGGCCGCCGTGCGCGAGTACACCCAGCTCCTCTCGCTCTACCCCTTCGACAACGGCTCGCGGCTGAAGCTCGCCGAGCTGCGCGCCGCCAATGGCCAGCTCGACGCGGCCACCACCGGCTTCGCCGAGGCGCGCGCCCTCTCCCCGGACGAGCCCGAGCTGTACGAGCGCGAGGGCCGCGCGCTGCTCGCCGCCAGCCACCGCGAGGAGGCCATCGCCGCCTTCGAGCGCTCGCTCGCGCTGCGCCCGCAGAACCCCACCCTCAAGGACGCCCTGCGCGCCCTCAAGGGCGAGGCCGCCAGCGCCGGCTCCCAGTACCTCCTGGACCCCAAGACCCTGGCCCGAGAGGCCGACGGCTACACCAACGAGGACGCCATCTACCTCACGGAGACCACCTTCGTGCGCGTGCAGAAGAGTGGCCTGTCCGGCCGGCTGCACCAGTTCGCCGTGAAGGTGCTCAACGCCCGCGGCGTGGACGCCTTCCGCACCTTCCCCGTCACCTACTCGCCGGACCGCCAGGAGGTGCGCATCCTCCGCGCCCGCATCACCAAGCCGGACGGCTCCGTGGTGGACAGCTACGGCGAGAGCGACCGCAACATCAACGAGCCCTGGACGGGCATGTACTACGACGCGCGCGCCAAGATGCTCTCCTTCCCCGCGCTCGCCGCCGGGGACGTGCTGGAGTTGCAGTACCGCGTGGACGACACCGCCCAGGACAACCTGCTGTCCGACTACTGGGGCGACGTGGAGAGCGTGCAGGGCGTCTATCCCAAGGTGAGCTACCAGTACCTCGTGGAGATGCCCCAGGAGCGGCCCCTCTACTGGAACGAGAAGAAGCTGCCCGGGGTCGCCTACGCCCACGAGCCCGTGGAGGGCGAGCGCGTGCTGCACCGCTGGAGCGCGAAGCACGTGGCCAAGGTGGTGCCCGAGCCCGGCATGCCCGGCTGGGCCGAGGTGGCCGCCAACCTCCACGTCTCCACCTACCGCACCTGGGACGAGGTGGGCCGCTACTGGTGGGGCCTGGTGAGGGATCAGCTCACGCCCAACGAGGAGCTGCGCCAGACGGTGGAGACGGTGCTCAAGGGCGTGGACCGCAAGGATCAACAGGCGGTGATGCGCGCCATCTACAACTTCGTGGTGACGAACACGCGCTACGTGGCGCTGGAGTTCGGCATCCACGGCTTCAAGCCGTACCGGGTGGACCGGGTGCTGTCGCGGCGCTTCGGCGACTGCAAGGACAAGGCGAGCCTCATCCACGCCATGTTGAAGGTGGCGGGGGTGGACAGCCGGCTGGTGCTGCTGCGCATGCGCGACCTGGGCTCCATCGGCGAGGAGCCGGCGAGCCTGGCGGCCTTCAACCACGCCATCGTCTACGTGCCGCAGTTCGGCCTCTACCTGGACGGCACCGCCGAGTTCCACAGCGCGCGCGAGCTGCCCAGCGCGGACCGGGTGGCCAACGTGCTGGTGGTGGAGCCGGGCGGCAAGGCCTCCTTCCTCACCACCCCCGAGGCGAAGCCGGACGACAACGCCACGCGCCTGAGCATGGACGTGACGCTGCGTCCGGATGGCAGCGCCGAGGTGGGCGGTGCCACGACGGTGGGCGGGCAGATGGCGCCCGAGTACCGCCGCGCCTACAGCTCCGTGTCCTCGCGCAAGTCCACCTTCGAGCGCGCCTGGGCGCAGAGCTTCCCCGGCCTCACCGTGCGCGACGTGAAGCTCAATGACACCACGCGTCTGGACGAGGACGTGAAGGTGGACTTCCGCATGGCCATCCCCCGCTTCGCCGAGGCGCTCCCCGGTCAGCTCCGCTTCCTGCCCTTCGGCACCGGGCGCGCCTACACCCAGACGTACGCCGCGCTCGCCGAGCGCCGCTTCGATCTGATGATGAGCGGCCCGTGGGTGAACCGCTTCACCTTCCGCTACACGCTGCCCGCGGGCTACTCCGTGGCCGAGCTGCCCTCCGCCCTCCAGGAGGAGACGCCCTTTGGCCGGGTGCGGCTCAGCTACAAGCAGGAGGGTCAGCAACTGGTGTGCGACGGCGAGGTGGCGCTCACCTCCGCCCGGGTGAAGGCGGACGACTACGCCGCCTTCCGGGCCTTCCTCGGCCGGGTGGACCAAGGTTTCTCGCGCAAGGTCACCCTGCGAGGCCCCGCATCGCCCACCGCCCAACGCTGA
- a CDS encoding AraC family transcriptional regulator: MPRARKSAPTRQPRPAPAGPTAWAGLVSRVLDSAEARGIPRSVLLESSGLERVRLTGPEARVPLLSVYTLLEEAAARLADECLGLHLGAALRVDDLDALGFLMVSSRTFGEALEHVLRYQRLWSEGERFALERGGGRVTVTYHPYGPERPAHRLMAQLVFADLLVNGGRLVGGLPGARLQLRGPRPREATEYARVLGVPVSFRAPQDMLVFPAAHLARPLPGGDAGLSGVLARATERMLADLPTSSRAADQVRALLPELLPESGAELAHLAARLRMSPRTLQRRLRDEGTSLEAEREAFRRQQACALLEAGTPIAEVAWRLGYSAPSAFHHAFRRWTGQSPREWRRGR; encoded by the coding sequence ATGCCACGCGCCAGAAAGAGTGCTCCCACGCGCCAGCCGCGCCCGGCACCAGCAGGCCCCACCGCATGGGCCGGGCTGGTGTCGCGCGTGCTCGACTCCGCCGAGGCCAGGGGCATTCCCCGAAGCGTCCTGCTGGAGTCCTCCGGGCTCGAGCGCGTGCGGCTCACCGGGCCCGAGGCGCGGGTGCCCCTCCTCTCCGTCTACACGCTCCTGGAGGAGGCGGCGGCCCGGCTGGCGGATGAATGCCTCGGGCTGCACCTGGGAGCGGCCCTCCGCGTGGACGACCTCGATGCGCTCGGCTTCCTCATGGTGAGCAGCCGCACGTTCGGCGAGGCACTGGAGCACGTACTGCGCTACCAGCGGCTGTGGAGCGAGGGGGAGCGATTCGCGCTGGAGCGAGGTGGCGGGCGCGTGACGGTGACGTACCACCCGTACGGACCCGAGCGCCCCGCGCACCGCCTGATGGCCCAGCTCGTCTTCGCGGATCTCCTCGTGAATGGTGGGCGGCTGGTGGGAGGACTGCCGGGCGCCCGCCTCCAATTGCGCGGACCACGTCCCAGGGAGGCCACGGAGTATGCGCGCGTGCTCGGCGTGCCGGTCTCCTTCCGCGCGCCGCAGGACATGCTGGTGTTTCCCGCCGCCCATCTCGCGCGTCCGTTGCCAGGAGGCGACGCGGGCCTGTCGGGAGTGCTCGCGCGCGCCACGGAGCGGATGCTGGCGGACCTTCCCACCTCGTCCCGCGCGGCGGACCAGGTCCGGGCACTGCTGCCCGAGCTGTTGCCTGAATCCGGCGCGGAGCTCGCGCACCTGGCGGCCCGCCTGCGAATGAGTCCCCGCACGCTGCAACGCCGCCTGCGGGACGAGGGCACGTCATTGGAGGCCGAGCGCGAGGCCTTCCGGCGGCAACAGGCGTGCGCGCTCCTCGAAGCGGGTACCCCCATCGCCGAGGTGGCGTGGCGGCTCGGTTACTCCGCGCCGAGCGCCTTCCACCACGCCTTCCGTCGTTGGACGGGCCAGTCTCCACGGGAATGGCGGCGGGGCAGGTAA